GTCTCGCTCAGGCTTTCGGATCATCATCAAAGTCTTATGGTTCATCCAGGAGTATTGTCAGAAGAATTGCCACAAATCTTCCCTTAGCGCCCTGCCCTCGTGTCCATTTTCAGGTAACATGTCAGTTTTTGTTCATTCAAATGTGTCAAGTGcatgttatgtttttaaatattttctattttagtatTTTCAGGTTgtcttcattcattttcattctattattatcagtgttttccacctttattaaatttttttacatctCAAAACCTTTAACACCCTCCATCTTTGGACTTTTATTCTTCATTTCTCCCATATCATCGGATTTCCGTCTTGTTCTGTTTTGATTCCATCGTTGTGCTGACAATAAACAACCATGAATTTTGGACAGGTTTCAACTCACAATATCAAATCTAGCCTTTTCCTACAGTCTaacctttaaaacaaaaagtatgATGACATTAAACTCACCTTGAAACTTTTATtactgtctctgtttctctcttttctgCCCTTCCTTCCAGCTGTCCTGTATGTCAGGAATGCAGCATGTCTGCTCTAGGTCAGTTCTCTGGATCATTGCTGAAAAATTTAGgagttcttttaaaaaaagttttgaagtgcttattttttttttttaatactgccATTTATATTCCTTCTTGATAAAGAATGTCATTGTAATGTTCTAATTGCTTCATTATTCGCTAGGCAATGTTTAAACCGGTTTGCCTGATGCTGTTTACTTTGCCGTGGCACTGTGAAAACATTTGCCACTTGTTCTGCTGTTGTAGTTCTGACTTTGTTTGAGTGCTTGTGTGTCTGTGAGGatttgtttgttattgttgtgAGACTTGTAAAGTGCCCAGAGCAGGTGTTGTAATTATTAACTGTCCTTGGGATGTGTAGCTTCATCCATTCACTGCAGGAGCGAGTTTCCTCAACAATTCAGATGGGCCTAATGGACTTGTGGCCACACTCGCTGATGTGGGCTGGATGGAAAGTGAAGAGAGCGATGGTGCTGGCAGAAACAGGTGAACATATTTCTAAACTGATTTAGAAAACAGAAATTTGAATGTCGTAATCATCATGTATGTATCTGTATGTCCTGCAGGTTTGAGATGGAGTCTGGGTTGTTTTTCCGTAACCAGCAGTGCAGACCCCCGAGACGTCGGCGGTCATTACCCAGCTTGCACCAGGCTGAACCTGCACCACAGAGTCAGACAATCATAAATGATGAAGCCATTCAGAAAATCAGTGCTCTGGAGACTGAGCTGGCCAAACTCAGAGCGCAAATCGCACAGATCGTTCAGGCACAGGAGCACAGCGCTCAATCCACAGGTTGGTTGCAGTGCTACTTTAGTATTACTAGTATATACTATTtcagtatttattagtattttgaagtagcttttatttttatatttgtagtttacattttaatttgtagttAGAAAAGGTGTTAAATCAGAGAAGAGAGTCTTATATTTATAATGTCATagcatatacatatttatatatatatatatatatatatatatatctgtatatatatatatctgtatatatatatatctatatacatatcttactcagtatttttgtttttctgtagaaaatCTTAACTTCCTTGAATCAAGATACATTTgcttgagatgcaaaatgaagATAGAAAtccttgttttctgagaaatgtaaCAAAATGAAGTGGGTTTATGCTTGAAACAATAACAAATGTTTGTCAATGGGTAAGAGAAATAAACTTTGAAAAGGTAATGTTTCTGATCCTTtaggcagatatttgttcttgcttTAGTTATACCCACTTCAATGGGATTGATTTCTGTGTCCCTTCCAATTTATTCCATAAATTGTCTATAGATTGTCTTAAAAAAGCCTTACATTTACCTTCCTCAAAACCCTGTTAGATGATTTTCAGATTttctcagctttatttcaattaacaaaaaaatagttGTAATATTTTTAGTTATAATGTAATATCAAAGTCTTGGCATACTTGCATAACTTATGTTTCTGGCttcaaaattgtattttacttttttatatacactatatatagaCATAAAATAGCACTCTGCTAGTATTAGTACTTTTTACCCATTTAAAGTCGCAATTTTTGTGTTGTTTCAGCTCCAGCACCAGGTGGTCCCCCTGTAGCCCAAGCTCCACCAATGGCTCCAGTTCAACCTCCGCCgcctccaccaccaccaccacctcctcctcctccatgtCCCAGCATGCAGAGAAGCTATTCCGCCATTGATCTCATCCGAGAGCGGCGTGGGAAAAAGACGGAAGAGAAGACAGTACTGGACTCTGCACCTAAAAAGACAGAGCTTCCCAACATGCTAGACGTACTGAAAGACTTGGGCAAAGTGAAGCTGCGCGCAGTTAAGAGGTGAATGTTATAGGGCTATTATGGCATACAAAGGTGATTGTAAACACTTACCAGTAGAGTTCATTTGTCCTTTCATTCCCAGTCATCAAGAGGACACAAAAGCAAAACCTGTCGAGCCCACAGATGCTGCAGCATTAATCGCTGAGGCCCTGAAACGCAAGTTCGCTCACCGCTACCGGAGTGACAGTGAATGTGATGGCAACTTAAACTTGCTAGCTCCTGAGAATAAGGGCCATGTAGAAGCACCGCAGGTAAGAAAAATCACTTGGAAAAAATGATATCAAACGTATATTGTCAATGGCGCCATAGTCACTTTGTGCCATTGCTTTGCAGTTTGGACAGCATATGCTAAAATCAACTGGAAGGAAGAAACTGTACTAGGATGGAGCAACTCATCTGAACAGGTTAATGTAGTTAACGTGATGTTTCGGAATAGAAAAAAACTGCTAACTTTTCTTTTTAGCCATCAGAATGTTGTTAGTATTAATTTAGGTAAGCATGCAAATGTCAAACACTATGCAGTCAGTCTGGTTTCCCTATTGGATATGTTTAATTTTGCACTTTGAAAGGTTCAACTCTATCACTACATCTTGTACAACAGCCAGTCCAATCATTAATGCCAGTTACACAAGAAATGCCTTCTTTTTGTTGGGTTTTATGTATGATTTTATATGTGGATTTTTTTGGATCTGTTGGAAGGTCAACAGTGCAAGTATTCGACCTTGTTAGATTTCTCTCATTTGAagggataatgttaaatgaaaacACCAAAGTGTGTGGATTGTTCTTTATCAGtagttttatgtgtatttttaacAACTTTTTGCACCGAAGTTGTCTACTTCAAAGGTACAGTTCATACTTTGTTTTTTGTAACAGTAACTATAGCAATTATGAACAACACTTTTGTGATCATACATAAGGTTTATGGTGCTGTCAGTAGTTGAAGAATTCTTTAATGAGttaatttaaaatcctttttaggttctaatttattattttggaatGTTTCCGAGATATGGTTTCTGGATGTAGTAATTTAACCATTTATTCAAATACTTGAataatgtagttttgtttgtcTATGACATATCAAACTTGCTATTTCTAATCCAGTGCCGTTTAATTAGACAAAAGTCTAATCACCAGAATAGTTTGACAGTGTTTGTAcctttaaaacatgttttgttttattttgttttgttttttgcacaaaaaatgtCTGCTGTGCACCAAAAGTTATTGCATTTGAATATTACAGTACAGGATCTCTCATTTCAAAGATTTATACTGGATTTAATGGTCAGCACATAGGAATAGTACCTCAGAATTGAAGGCAATCTCTTAACCAAGACATATTTTTGGTTTCATTATAGATTGTGATAATTTATCTAAATGGGTTGATTATATTTCACCCTACAGAACCATTTTTAATGGACATTAATTTCTTGAATAAACCTAAAACTGTCAAtctgtgtcttttttttctgtattgagGCTTTTATTTGGCTACCTTTTGACACCCATCACATAATTAAGTTCATACAGAACAGCGTGACTGCATGCTATCTGGTAGAGAAACATTTTGTGaagttttattcatcaaaaatgcAACTGCAACAAGTATGTATCAAAAGGTTATACGGCAAAGCCTTTACAAAATGGCTTGACACAAGTCGTCTCCCCAAAATGGCTGTTACAACAAActgtaaacagttttttttttcttaaatcaaCAGTCTTACAGCACttacaacaaaaatacaaatcacCTAAAATAAAGCACCTCTTCTCTTTCAAAATATCAAGagaagcacaaaaaaaaactgtccatTCTGTACAGAATccaaaacaattcacaaaaatgGAATGTTCAATGTTAAAAATCAAATCATTAAACCAATTCTCCATATATTAATAATTCAGGGTCAGACAGTGCACTAAATGGACAATGTGATGAGTTTAGAATAAAAATGACAGCTGGTTTGGTCACTTAGCTTTGTGCATAGTTTTAAGGCATTTTGTAGCAGTTTTCCGAAGAGACGAGGGTGGCTTTGAGACATTCTGAGAAGGACTtctcatttttctttacaaaatacAGAGGAGAGAGGGAAAGAGGGTTTGTGGCAACCTACAAAAGGCACCTTTTACTTCCTTGTTACTCCCAAATAAGCAGGTCGGTGAAAACCTGAGCAAAATCCATGGAGAGTCCGCTGACAAGATCCTTCTTCCATGGTCAAAAGGGTTAATCTCTGCCACCTTTCACGGAGCGACATTCCTTCAACACATTGTCTGAAATACAGGGGAGAGAGATGCAATGGAGCACAAATGGCATTCGTATGGCATCTAATGCGTCACACCGACATGGTTGCAGTCTGACAGATTTCATTGATCATCAGCAGTAGGCTtcgaaattattttttacaagtgGTTCTTCACATCTGTGCTTAAAAGGCAATAATCACAGAACTAACATGATTCAGTTAGAAAACAACATGTGTAAACAGTCTTCAGAGGCAGCAAAAGGACTGGGCTCttcacatttgtatttttgtacacAAGGAGGAAGATTGATTTGCAGAAGCACtggcacactctcacacacacgctcgcacGCATTCGATTTCACACACATCGTCTCTTGGTGCGGTTGTAAAAGCCTCTCCTTTAAATACTCAAGGTGTTTCAAATGACTTCAGAGCAattcattgtttttaaaatggcacTTTAAAGCCATAGGAGGGGGTTCCTTCCTACCCCACATTCCCTTTCAGTCTTTAATCAAAGCATCAGAGTTGAATTAGTAACccccaaaagaagaaaaaagaaaaaaataaggttaaataaatacatcacaataataaaaaaagaaaattgcagcAGTAGCCAAATGAGGTATCTATGTATTGCTCTATGTTGAAGGGTAAATgagcatttaaaattaaataaataaaatctacaaATGAATGAAAAAGAGGAAAACAAATCATCAGTGGTTGGTTGGAGATGGGTGGCGAGTAACTCAAATGTGACGTAAGGTGTTTGGCTGAGGGCAGTAGAGGTGTTCTGCGAGCACTGGGGTGTCATGACTCTTGGCTTCCCTGAGATAAGACTCTGGAACTGGGCTCGTCTGTGGCATGGCCCGGTTCGGACTCCCCCTCCTCGGAGCTCCCCGATGCTTCTGGCTCCATGGCGCTCCAACTGGCCTTGTTCAGGCCCAAATGGCCGAGCATGGTCTGAGAGAGCCGCGTGTCCGAAAAGCGCGCCCACTCGGCAAACAGAGGCTCCACCACGTAAGTCATGAAACCTGGTGGCAGAGACACTAGATCAGCCAGAccttataaataaatcatttatcataTTGATAATTATAATGAGATTCTTacataattactatattataaacacaaataataaaatacaaaaaatacaaaacaaacacattattATACTAGGTATtatttcacacacagacacaaacatatataccgtattttccggactataagtcacactttttttcatagtttggctggtcctgcgacttatagtcaggtgctacttatttatcaaaattaatttgacatgaaccgagagaaattaaccaagagaaaacattaccgtctccagccgcgagagggcgctctatgttttcagtgtagactacaggagcactgagcagcatagagcgccctatcacggctgtagacggtaatgttttctcttggtttctcttagtgcgacttatgtttttttcctcatcatgacgtatttttggactgatgcgacttatactccggtgcgacttatagtccgataaatacgatatatatatataaaatcaatcaCAGTACATTGAACGATTGTTTTATATTACAAGTTTTCTGATAAgcttaattatgttttattatcttATTAAATATGCACTCATATGCATACATTCCCAGATCTCTAAACACTAGATGAGGCCAAGTTCAAAATAGTTTCTTTTGTTAGATATATTAGGTTTTAAGCTTTTACAgaactttaaatttaataatgaATTACAAATTTCGCATCTCTTTTTATAATTCTATAAATcaaaaaatactgtcaacagccaGAAAAAATTTACAATTCACCATATTTTtcagaataaaatgttataaatcaaACAAATGTCATATCAACAAGCACCTCTGTAAAACTCGTCAAAATGTAGATTAGGATtatgtaagtgctactgaagtagATATTTCTGCCTAATTTTGAGAAAAAGGACCTTAAAGATTTGTACTGTACTTGAAATCtacatacacaaataaaatataataaacacttaaatgtgtattttctaagttttctttccactagtctgaaacaAGACAAGTTAGGGATGCaaaaaactgaaagaaacttTACTGTCTTGCCTTAAATcgatatacatgtatatatatatatatatagctattttattattattccttttcTCTCATATTCAGGGGAGAATGTTCTGGTTCTTACCGATTTGAACACTGGCTATGGTGTTGGCTTCACTATCACACAGTGGACTGATTTCAAGTTTATACTTCTTTTCAATGTCACCTAAATAGGAGGATGACAACAAAGCACAGTGATTAGCTTTTGAACACAGTGAACTAACAGCACACTTAAAGAGCATGCTCATCATGAGAACTGGGTACCTTGGTGGAAGAATTCCTCCGTGACCTTCTCACTCCACTGTTTGCTGAGCTCCCATGGTCTACATGGGTTACAGATATCCGCACACTTCAGGGCCATCTGGAACACACGTGAATTTATCCCCAAAGAGTGtcagtctttatttaaaaatatggtaTGCAGTCTCTTCCATTTCAAAACGGGACGTCACAACTTCAAGTACataaataatcttttttatttaaagcaaacaTCTGAAATGTATTCTTTTATATCTCAAAGCCAAAGCTGGCATATAAactttatataaaagtatatataaactgcataatgtttgtttttagtgTAATTAATGCTGAATTGCAAATTCCCACCTGCAGAACGAAATGTCGATGAGAAGCGTTTCCTAAACACAAGTCGTCCTCATCCAGATGTGTCCTGAACCGGGACAGGTACTCATTCTGTCGGCTGATATCTGTGGCCAGAATGAGTGATCCCAGCTGCCTCTCTATACTCAGACTGTTAGAGACACCAGTTAAAGTCAGCCAGTCATAACAGAGGTCACTTACATACAGAGTAGTAGAAAAAAATGACTTTGAATACTAGAATGGAAAAAAGATGACTTGTTTGTGTTGTAAAAAGcggtcattaaagggttagttcacccaaatattaaaattatgtcattaatgactcaccctcatgtcgttccaaacccgtaagtcctccgttcatcttcggaacacagtttaagatattttagatttagtccgagagctttctgtcccttcaTTGAAACGGTGtatacggtctactgtccatgtccagaaaggttccaaaaataacgactttattcatcattgtcttctcttccgggtctgttgtgagcacgttcacaacactgcagtgatgctgctgatgtacgacgctgctgacgtgttatctttgttattgggtgcACCAGAAagcacgtcagcagcgtcatgaatgcactcacaacagacgtaatttttgctatttttggaccaaaatgtattttcgatgcttcaacaaattctaactgaccctctgatgtcacatggactactttgaagatgtttttattacctttctggccatggacagtatactgtacacacagcttcaatggagggacagaaagctctcggactaaatctaaaatatcttaaactgtgttcggaAGATGAACGGAagacttacaggtttggaacgaaatatgagtcattaatgacataattttaatatttgggtgaactaaccctttaatatgaaaaaaaagcttTGGAGATACTAACCTGTCTTCTGCAGGAAGATTGGAAAAGAGTTCGGTCTCTCTGAGCAGACCCACTGCAGACCTCCAGTGATGATTCTCCAGAACTGAGGTATTCTACAGAGTGACACAAACACACCTCAGTGCTGACTGACTTTGACATCTTTACAAATACTGTAATTTACTGAGAACATAAAGAGGATTGTGGAGCTAATGATGTTCTTAAATCCCATTGGATGGTGCTCTAACCCGGTACAAAGCTGCAAGGTAATGGTTGGTTTTGATGAGGAAAGGCTGGTTGACTCCAGGGTGGTCCAGATCATGTGTGGCCGCGGCCAACAACCCTAAGAGGATGTCGAATGATGTGAGGGACTGGGCGAGCTGTGAATACACACAGACGACTATAAGACTACATGTAATCATCAGAAGTGAATTAAGGTAAATTTAACACAGGGACAATCACCTTGGGTTCTCTCAGGTAACAGTGCATGGCCTGGGTGACATCAGCAGCATGGACTGCATTATGGTAAGGGTTCTGATTGTGGTAGTCTTCTTGAACCAGAACTGAAACCAttcaaaaatataagaaaaagtaataaaatcGATGATGCCAATCACTGTGGCATGCAGAACCTCCACCAATGATGTT
This genomic stretch from Carassius carassius chromosome 42, fCarCar2.1, whole genome shotgun sequence harbors:
- the LOC132124058 gene encoding high affinity cAMP-specific 3',5'-cyclic phosphodiesterase 7A-like isoform X6; translated protein: MILFRWIFSKRRGAISYDSSDQTALYIRMLAVTNKTIKPSFVFTPGACVIFKQLFSRDVRVRSQVGFEPDRRGSHPYLGVDFRTLHSRAESAGSIPARRIRRLFSFQRHLLSSRLLRGAPHLNPLHILDEDYCGQAKCMLEKVGSWNFDIFLFDRLTNGNSLVFLTFNLLNQYGLIELFQLDMVKLRRFLVLVQEDYHNQNPYHNAVHAADVTQAMHCYLREPKLAQSLTSFDILLGLLAAATHDLDHPGVNQPFLIKTNHYLAALYRNTSVLENHHWRSAVGLLRETELFSNLPAEDSLSIERQLGSLILATDISRQNEYLSRFRTHLDEDDLCLGNASHRHFVLQMALKCADICNPCRPWELSKQWSEKVTEEFFHQGDIEKKYKLEISPLCDSEANTIASVQIGFMTYVVEPLFAEWARFSDTRLSQTMLGHLGLNKASWSAMEPEASGSSEEGESEPGHATDEPSSRVLSQGSQES
- the LOC132124058 gene encoding high affinity cAMP-specific 3',5'-cyclic phosphodiesterase 7A-like isoform X12, with the protein product MLAVTNKTIKPSFVFTPGACVIFKQLFSRDVRVRSQVGFEPDRRGSHPYLGVDFRTLHSRAESAGSIPARRIRRLFSFQRHLLSSRLLRGAPHLNPLHILDEDYCGQAKCMLEKVGSWNFDIFLFDRLTNGNSLVFLTFNLLNQYGLIELFQLDMVKLRRFLVLVQEDYHNQNPYHNAVHAADVTQAMHCYLREPKLAQSLTSFDILLGLLAAATHDLDHPGVNQPFLIKTNHYLAALYRNTSVLENHHWRSAVGLLRETELFSNLPAEDSLSIERQLGSLILATDISRQNEYLSRFRTHLDEDDLCLGNASHRHFVLQMALKCADICNPCRPWELSKQWSEKVTEEFFHQGDIEKKYKLEISPLCDSEANTIASVQIGFMTYVVEPLFAEWARFSDTRLSQTMLGHLGLNKASWSAMEPEASGSSEEGESEPGHATDEPSSRVLSQGSQES
- the LOC132124058 gene encoding high affinity cAMP-specific 3',5'-cyclic phosphodiesterase 7A-like isoform X13, whose product is MLAVTNKTIKPSFVFTPGDVRVRSQVGFEPDRRGSHPYLGVDFRTLHSRAESAGSIPARRIRRLFSFQRHLLSSRLLRGAPHLNPLHILDEDYCGQAKCMLEKVGSWNFDIFLFDRLTNGNSLVFLTFNLLNQYGLIELFQLDMVKLRRFLVLVQEDYHNQNPYHNAVHAADVTQAMHCYLREPKLAQSLTSFDILLGLLAAATHDLDHPGVNQPFLIKTNHYLAALYRNTSVLENHHWRSAVGLLRETELFSNLPAEDSLSIERQLGSLILATDISRQNEYLSRFRTHLDEDDLCLGNASHRHFVLQMALKCADICNPCRPWELSKQWSEKVTEEFFHQGDIEKKYKLEISPLCDSEANTIASVQIGFMTYVVEPLFAEWARFSDTRLSQTMLGHLGLNKASWSAMEPEASGSSEEGESEPGHATDEPSSRVLSQGSQES
- the LOC132124058 gene encoding high affinity cAMP-specific 3',5'-cyclic phosphodiesterase 7A-like isoform X14, producing MLGACVIFKQLFSRDVRVRSQVGFEPDRRGSHPYLGVDFRTLHSRAESAGSIPARRIRRLFSFQRHLLSSRLLRGAPHLNPLHILDEDYCGQAKCMLEKVGSWNFDIFLFDRLTNGNSLVFLTFNLLNQYGLIELFQLDMVKLRRFLVLVQEDYHNQNPYHNAVHAADVTQAMHCYLREPKLAQSLTSFDILLGLLAAATHDLDHPGVNQPFLIKTNHYLAALYRNTSVLENHHWRSAVGLLRETELFSNLPAEDSLSIERQLGSLILATDISRQNEYLSRFRTHLDEDDLCLGNASHRHFVLQMALKCADICNPCRPWELSKQWSEKVTEEFFHQGDIEKKYKLEISPLCDSEANTIASVQIGFMTYVVEPLFAEWARFSDTRLSQTMLGHLGLNKASWSAMEPEASGSSEEGESEPGHATDEPSSRVLSQGSQES
- the LOC132124058 gene encoding high affinity cAMP-specific 3',5'-cyclic phosphodiesterase 7A-like isoform X15, yielding MLGDVRVRSQVGFEPDRRGSHPYLGVDFRTLHSRAESAGSIPARRIRRLFSFQRHLLSSRLLRGAPHLNPLHILDEDYCGQAKCMLEKVGSWNFDIFLFDRLTNGNSLVFLTFNLLNQYGLIELFQLDMVKLRRFLVLVQEDYHNQNPYHNAVHAADVTQAMHCYLREPKLAQSLTSFDILLGLLAAATHDLDHPGVNQPFLIKTNHYLAALYRNTSVLENHHWRSAVGLLRETELFSNLPAEDSLSIERQLGSLILATDISRQNEYLSRFRTHLDEDDLCLGNASHRHFVLQMALKCADICNPCRPWELSKQWSEKVTEEFFHQGDIEKKYKLEISPLCDSEANTIASVQIGFMTYVVEPLFAEWARFSDTRLSQTMLGHLGLNKASWSAMEPEASGSSEEGESEPGHATDEPSSRVLSQGSQES